One region of Limnospira fusiformis SAG 85.79 genomic DNA includes:
- the purH gene encoding bifunctional phosphoribosylaminoimidazolecarboxamide formyltransferase/IMP cyclohydrolase gives MARLALLSVSDKTGLIDLARSLVEEFGFDLISSGGTAKAIQEAGLPVTKVSDYTGFPEILGGRVKTLHPRIHGGILARRDIPQDVEQLQQHEIRPIDLVVVNLYPFEQTIASENVTLPEAIEQIDIGGPTLLRASAKNFAHLTVLCHPNQYGDYLQEMRNSSGEPSLEFRQGCALQAFRHTGAYDRAIANYLEHQNTTETNPLPTTYTVAGNQIQALRYGENPHQPAAWYQTGTVPNGWSAGKILQGKPLSYNNLVDLEAARRIICEFTDEPAAAVLKHTNPCGAAIANSLSEAYQRAFAADSVSAFGGIVALNRPIDAATATAMTKTFLECIVAPGCEPEAEAILRKKANLRVLILPDLVSGPKETIKLIAGGFLVQTCDDEIDIPDHWQLVTEKKPTSAQLAELLFAWKIAKHVKSNAIVVTKNRTTLGVGAGQMNRVGAAKIALELAGEDAKGGFLASDGFFPFDDSVRTAAAAGIEAIVQPGGSMRDQDSINAANELGLVMVITGMRHFLH, from the coding sequence ATGGCCCGTTTAGCCCTATTAAGTGTATCTGACAAAACTGGACTGATTGACTTAGCCCGATCGCTTGTGGAAGAATTTGGCTTTGACCTGATTAGTAGTGGGGGAACTGCTAAAGCTATCCAAGAGGCGGGACTACCTGTGACTAAGGTTTCTGACTATACCGGATTTCCTGAAATTCTGGGGGGACGAGTCAAAACCCTGCATCCTCGCATTCATGGCGGTATCCTCGCGCGTCGGGATATTCCCCAGGACGTGGAACAATTACAACAGCATGAGATCCGCCCTATTGACCTGGTAGTGGTTAATCTGTACCCGTTTGAACAAACTATTGCATCCGAAAACGTTACCCTACCAGAGGCGATCGAACAAATTGATATCGGTGGCCCAACCTTACTGCGGGCTTCTGCTAAAAATTTCGCCCATTTGACCGTCCTTTGTCACCCTAACCAATATGGGGACTATCTCCAAGAAATGCGAAACAGCAGCGGCGAACCGAGTTTAGAATTTCGTCAAGGCTGCGCTTTACAAGCCTTCCGTCATACTGGGGCTTATGATCGGGCGATCGCTAATTATTTAGAACATCAAAACACCACCGAAACTAATCCCCTCCCCACCACCTACACTGTCGCCGGAAACCAAATACAAGCCCTCCGCTACGGCGAGAACCCCCACCAACCCGCCGCCTGGTATCAAACCGGAACTGTCCCTAATGGCTGGTCGGCGGGTAAAATTTTGCAGGGAAAACCCCTCAGTTACAATAACTTGGTGGACCTGGAAGCCGCTAGACGGATTATTTGCGAGTTTACTGATGAACCGGCGGCGGCTGTTCTGAAACATACTAACCCCTGTGGGGCGGCGATCGCTAATAGTTTATCGGAGGCTTATCAACGGGCTTTTGCTGCGGACTCCGTTTCTGCTTTTGGGGGTATTGTTGCGCTCAACCGTCCCATTGATGCGGCGACCGCTACAGCCATGACCAAAACTTTTTTAGAGTGTATTGTCGCCCCCGGTTGTGAACCAGAAGCCGAGGCTATTCTCAGGAAAAAGGCTAATTTGCGGGTGTTGATTTTGCCCGATTTAGTTTCTGGTCCCAAGGAAACTATTAAGCTAATTGCTGGGGGTTTTTTGGTGCAGACCTGTGATGATGAAATCGATATCCCTGACCATTGGCAATTAGTCACCGAAAAGAAACCTACCTCGGCACAATTGGCTGAGTTATTGTTTGCTTGGAAAATTGCCAAGCACGTTAAATCTAATGCGATCGTTGTCACCAAAAACCGCACAACTCTAGGGGTGGGAGCCGGACAAATGAATCGCGTAGGAGCCGCTAAAATTGCCCTAGAACTAGCCGGAGAAGATGCTAAGGGCGGATTCCTTGCTAGTGATGGTTTCTTCCCCTTTGATGACTCAGTAAGGACCGCTGCTGCTGCTGGTATTGAGGCTATTGTTCAACCCGGCGGCAGTATGCGAGATCAAGATTCCATTAATGCCGCTAATGAATTAGGTCTGGTCATGGTAATCACCGGAATGCGTCATTTTCTCCATTAA
- the rnhA gene encoding ribonuclease HI, translating into MGITKVTIYTDGACSGNPGKGGYGAVLMCGSHRKEISGGFRLTTNNRMEMMAAIAALRALKFPCSVTLYSDSKYLVDAMTLGWAKRWQKNGWRRNQKEWAKNPDLWAQLLGLCEEHQVRFVWVKGHAGDRENEICDRLAVEATHRDSLPPDAGYENPPQPQDIDSMS; encoded by the coding sequence ATGGGCATAACTAAGGTGACAATTTATACGGACGGAGCCTGTAGCGGGAACCCTGGGAAGGGAGGATATGGGGCTGTGTTGATGTGTGGTAGTCACCGGAAGGAAATATCGGGAGGCTTCCGACTAACTACTAATAACCGCATGGAAATGATGGCAGCGATCGCCGCCTTACGAGCCCTCAAATTTCCCTGTTCTGTGACCCTCTATAGTGATTCTAAATATCTCGTAGATGCTATGACCCTGGGATGGGCTAAACGTTGGCAAAAGAATGGATGGCGACGTAATCAGAAGGAATGGGCGAAAAATCCCGATTTGTGGGCGCAATTATTAGGTTTGTGCGAGGAACATCAAGTCCGGTTTGTCTGGGTTAAGGGTCACGCAGGCGATCGCGAAAATGAAATTTGCGATCGTCTTGCTGTAGAAGCTACTCATAGAGATAGTTTACCGCCAGATGCAGGATACGAAAACCCACCCCAACCTCAAGACATCGATTCTATGAGTTAA
- the tkt gene encoding transketolase: protein MAVATQSLEQLCINSIRFLAIDAVEKANSGHPGLPMGAAPMAFVLWDRFMRYNPKNPKWFNRDRFVLSAGHGCMLHYALLHLTGYDSVGIDDIKQFRQWGSKTPGHPENHVTEGVEVTTGPLGQGIANAVGLALAEAHLAARFNKPDCTVVDHYTYVILGDGCNMEGISGEACSLAGHWGLGKLIAFYDDNHISIDGSTDISFTEDVAKRFEAYGWHVQHVADGNTDLEAIATAIEKAKAVTDKPSLIKVTTTIGFGSPNKANSHDVHGAALGKAEVQATRDHLGWSYPEFVIPDDAIKHFRKAVERGANYEDEWKATLETYKSKYPEEAATLERLLSGKLPEGWEKSLPTYTPETKADATRNQSGVTLNAIAGVLPELVGGSADLAPSNKTLLKGLGDFQKGQYQNRNLRFGVREHAMGAICNGIALHRSGLIPYGATFLVFTDYMRNSIRLSALSEAPVLWVMTHDSIALGEDGPTHQPVEHIASLRLIPDLTVIRPADGNETSGAYKVAIENRHYPTLMAFSRQNLPNLEGSSIDNVAKGAYVLSDNSDGTPDIILIGTGGETYLCVDAAVKLREEGKKVRVVSMPSWELFEKQDAAYKESVFPASVKKRLAVEAGVSFGWCRYVTDEGATISIDTFGASAPGGVVLEKFGFTVDNVVAKAKELLG, encoded by the coding sequence ATGGCTGTTGCAACTCAATCACTTGAACAACTCTGCATTAACTCAATTCGTTTTTTAGCTATTGACGCAGTAGAGAAAGCGAACTCAGGCCACCCCGGACTTCCTATGGGTGCGGCCCCGATGGCTTTTGTACTCTGGGATCGCTTTATGCGTTATAACCCCAAAAACCCTAAATGGTTTAACCGCGATCGCTTTGTCCTATCCGCCGGTCATGGCTGTATGCTACATTATGCCCTTCTGCATCTGACGGGCTATGATAGCGTCGGCATCGATGATATTAAACAATTTCGTCAGTGGGGGTCGAAAACTCCAGGACACCCAGAAAACCACGTCACCGAAGGGGTGGAAGTAACTACCGGACCCCTAGGACAAGGTATTGCTAACGCTGTGGGTCTGGCTTTGGCTGAGGCTCATCTAGCCGCGCGTTTTAACAAGCCTGATTGTACTGTGGTAGACCACTATACCTATGTCATCCTAGGCGATGGCTGCAACATGGAGGGTATTTCTGGAGAGGCTTGTTCTTTGGCGGGACACTGGGGCCTCGGTAAGCTGATCGCCTTCTATGATGATAACCATATTTCCATTGATGGCTCTACGGATATATCTTTCACAGAAGATGTAGCCAAGCGCTTTGAAGCCTATGGCTGGCACGTTCAGCACGTTGCTGATGGTAATACAGATTTGGAGGCGATCGCCACTGCCATTGAAAAAGCTAAGGCCGTCACTGATAAGCCTTCCTTGATTAAAGTTACCACCACCATCGGTTTTGGTTCTCCCAACAAAGCTAACAGCCATGACGTTCATGGTGCCGCTTTGGGTAAAGCAGAAGTACAGGCTACCCGCGATCATCTGGGTTGGAGTTATCCTGAATTTGTGATTCCTGATGATGCAATTAAGCATTTCCGCAAAGCAGTCGAGCGGGGTGCGAATTATGAGGATGAGTGGAAAGCCACTTTGGAAACCTACAAATCTAAGTATCCTGAAGAGGCGGCGACTCTCGAACGCTTGCTGAGTGGGAAACTTCCCGAAGGATGGGAAAAATCTCTGCCTACCTATACCCCGGAAACTAAGGCTGATGCAACCCGTAACCAGTCCGGTGTGACTCTAAATGCGATCGCTGGAGTCCTTCCTGAATTGGTTGGCGGTTCTGCTGATTTGGCTCCCTCTAATAAGACTTTACTCAAAGGTTTGGGAGATTTCCAAAAGGGTCAATACCAAAATCGTAACCTCCGCTTTGGGGTGCGTGAACACGCTATGGGAGCCATTTGTAATGGTATCGCTCTGCACCGTTCGGGTCTGATTCCCTATGGCGCGACCTTCCTGGTGTTTACCGATTATATGCGTAATTCTATCCGTTTGTCGGCTCTGTCGGAAGCTCCCGTGCTGTGGGTGATGACTCATGATTCTATTGCTTTGGGTGAAGATGGTCCGACTCACCAACCCGTTGAACATATCGCTTCTCTGCGGTTGATTCCTGATTTGACTGTCATTCGTCCCGCTGATGGTAATGAGACTTCTGGAGCCTATAAGGTGGCGATCGAAAACCGTCACTATCCCACTTTGATGGCATTCTCTCGCCAAAATCTGCCTAACCTGGAAGGTAGTTCCATCGACAATGTGGCTAAGGGTGCTTATGTCCTTAGTGATAACAGTGATGGTACCCCTGATATTATTCTGATTGGTACTGGTGGAGAAACTTACCTCTGTGTTGATGCGGCGGTTAAACTCCGGGAAGAGGGTAAAAAAGTCCGCGTGGTTTCTATGCCTAGTTGGGAACTGTTTGAGAAGCAGGATGCTGCTTACAAGGAGTCCGTTTTCCCTGCCTCTGTTAAGAAGCGTTTGGCGGTGGAAGCCGGTGTTAGCTTTGGCTGGTGTCGCTATGTGACTGATGAAGGTGCTACTATCAGTATTGACACCTTCGGCGCGTCTGCTCCTGGCGGTGTGGTATTGGAGAAATTTGGCTTCACCGTTGATAATGTGGTGGCGAAAGCTAAGGAACTTCTTGGTTAA
- a CDS encoding transaldolase family protein — translation MALYLDSAILSEAEAASQWGWVKGVTTNPTLLAKSDLSPEATLKGLKQLFRGEIYYQLTALDFENMLEEAWAAYNILGEQTVLKVPATSLGFQVVAHLSPKIACSVTGIYSAYQAAVAQEAGAKYAIAYVNRATRFLGDGITLVKDMAEILAGSETKILAASIKSPEEAVATLKAGAYHLTLPLDILQSLTTHELSNKTVQEFHQNGRGLLS, via the coding sequence ATGGCTTTATATCTCGATTCTGCTATTCTGTCGGAAGCTGAAGCAGCTAGTCAATGGGGGTGGGTGAAAGGAGTCACCACTAATCCCACTTTACTGGCTAAAAGTGACCTATCCCCAGAGGCAACTTTAAAAGGACTTAAACAACTGTTCCGGGGGGAGATTTACTATCAGTTAACTGCCTTAGATTTTGAGAATATGCTGGAGGAGGCTTGGGCAGCTTATAATATTTTGGGAGAACAAACAGTTTTAAAAGTTCCAGCCACTAGCTTAGGCTTTCAAGTAGTGGCTCATCTATCGCCTAAAATTGCCTGTTCTGTGACGGGGATTTATAGTGCATATCAAGCGGCTGTCGCCCAAGAAGCGGGGGCAAAATATGCGATCGCTTATGTCAACCGCGCCACCAGATTTTTAGGAGATGGAATCACCCTAGTTAAAGATATGGCTGAAATTCTCGCCGGAAGTGAAACCAAAATTCTCGCCGCCAGCATCAAGTCCCCAGAGGAAGCCGTCGCCACTCTCAAAGCTGGTGCTTATCACCTCACCCTACCCTTGGATATTCTGCAATCTTTAACCACCCATGAACTCTCCAATAAAACTGTACAAGAATTTCACCAAAATGGTCGTGGTTTACTCAGTTAA
- a CDS encoding polysaccharide deacetylase family protein, protein MFTPLFPKTLSGFSLLFVLTACHNVNNLSSDLSPISPSTVPHNNPETPVKWELKTVNQQGGFFCSNGEMAAGPITQNMINKCLQWGGGSACFNHQWSETLFRQAYGNNICPYGSHLNAITGYCMEANDSLGPFPQDLITACQQEGGGNSCLSNRWDSHFLLSLIRQAGLINLPSRPPQFVLLAFDGSRSLEAWKKSRHFAKDKAAQNIPLRFTYFISAVYFVNTGDRQLYQPPGGHRVGHSAIGWGGTPPEVKQRLEQLNLAYQEGHEIASHAVGHFNGSRWTEADWTREFNYFDKFIFQSHQINNLEGSLAFDKTAIQGFRAPELGQGPGLYQTLQKKGFRYDTSKVAQSNYWPQKQNGIWNFPLASLTTAKTRKNVLSMDYNFYYAHSQAKPNPANAQFYEEDTFQTYLNYFQANYTGNRAPIHIGHHFSAWNNGAYWNAMFRFAEAVCGQPEVKCITYRELADFMDLLTPEQIATYQKGDFPKWSANESVDTALISSDLSGLGVNNPQFSADDFCGTVGVSHANRR, encoded by the coding sequence ATGTTTACCCCTCTGTTTCCCAAAACTTTATCCGGTTTTAGCCTCTTATTTGTCCTGACTGCCTGCCACAATGTCAATAATTTATCATCTGATTTATCCCCTATATCCCCATCAACTGTACCCCATAACAACCCAGAAACCCCAGTTAAATGGGAACTAAAAACCGTTAATCAGCAGGGCGGCTTTTTCTGCTCTAATGGTGAGATGGCTGCCGGACCTATCACCCAAAACATGATTAATAAATGCCTCCAATGGGGCGGCGGTTCCGCCTGTTTTAATCACCAATGGTCAGAAACATTATTTCGCCAAGCATACGGAAATAATATCTGTCCCTATGGTTCTCATCTTAACGCCATTACTGGTTATTGTATGGAAGCCAATGACTCATTGGGGCCGTTTCCTCAAGATTTAATTACTGCTTGTCAACAAGAAGGCGGCGGTAATTCCTGCTTATCTAATCGTTGGGATTCACATTTTTTATTAAGTTTAATTCGTCAAGCAGGCTTGATTAATCTCCCTAGTCGCCCTCCTCAATTTGTCTTGCTGGCTTTTGACGGTTCCCGTTCCCTGGAAGCATGGAAAAAATCTCGCCACTTTGCTAAAGATAAGGCTGCTCAAAATATCCCCCTCCGCTTTACTTATTTTATCAGTGCTGTCTATTTTGTCAATACTGGCGATCGCCAACTTTATCAACCACCTGGCGGTCACCGGGTCGGTCATTCGGCGATCGGTTGGGGAGGAACCCCACCAGAAGTTAAACAACGCCTAGAACAGCTAAATTTAGCCTATCAAGAAGGTCATGAAATTGCCTCCCATGCAGTAGGTCATTTTAATGGTAGTCGCTGGACTGAGGCGGACTGGACGCGAGAATTTAACTATTTTGATAAGTTTATTTTTCAATCCCACCAAATTAATAACCTAGAAGGTAGTCTCGCCTTTGACAAAACCGCCATTCAAGGATTTCGCGCCCCCGAATTGGGTCAGGGTCCTGGTTTATATCAAACCCTACAAAAAAAAGGTTTTCGTTATGATACCAGTAAAGTCGCTCAATCTAACTACTGGCCACAAAAACAAAACGGCATCTGGAATTTCCCCCTCGCTAGTTTAACTACCGCTAAAACCCGTAAAAATGTCTTGTCAATGGACTATAATTTTTATTATGCTCATTCTCAAGCCAAGCCTAACCCTGCTAATGCTCAATTCTACGAAGAAGATACTTTCCAAACCTATCTAAACTATTTTCAAGCTAACTATACAGGAAATCGCGCCCCTATTCACATCGGTCATCATTTTTCCGCCTGGAATAATGGCGCTTATTGGAATGCTATGTTTCGCTTTGCTGAAGCCGTTTGTGGTCAGCCAGAAGTTAAATGTATCACCTATCGAGAATTGGCGGATTTTATGGATTTACTCACCCCAGAACAAATTGCTACCTATCAAAAAGGTGACTTTCCCAAATGGTCGGCTAACGAGTCAGTTGACACGGCTTTAATATCTAGTGATTTATCGGGTTTGGGGGTTAATAATCCTCAATTTTCTGCCGATGATTTTTGCGGTACAGTAGGAGTATCTCACGCTAACCGAAGATAA
- a CDS encoding thioredoxin family protein, whose protein sequence is MLLSVSEQQFSKEVLSASTPILVHFWAPWCGLCKLIVPQLEQFQTQWTGQVQVFGINADQNLKLASTYRLQNLPTLILFNQGEPLYRIEHLLRREDLLNTLNGFMLNYQHDCYTRPLKTPEYLQLEA, encoded by the coding sequence ATGCTTTTATCGGTCAGTGAGCAGCAATTTTCCAAAGAGGTCTTGAGTGCTTCTACACCTATTCTCGTTCACTTCTGGGCTCCCTGGTGCGGCCTGTGCAAACTTATTGTCCCACAATTGGAACAGTTCCAGACACAGTGGACAGGTCAGGTTCAGGTATTTGGTATTAATGCTGACCAGAATTTAAAGCTGGCCAGTACCTATCGACTTCAGAATCTACCTACCCTAATTCTCTTTAATCAAGGAGAACCACTCTACCGCATTGAACACTTACTCAGACGCGAAGACCTACTCAATACCCTTAATGGTTTCATGCTTAACTATCAACATGACTGCTACACCCGTCCTTTGAAAACCCCTGAATATCTCCAGTTGGAAGCCTAA
- a CDS encoding NnrU family protein, translated as MSDQWLSLSHFVMVGLLLCFAIAHSGLAALRPVVEQVIGPRLYRIFFALVSLSLAVVLIIYFFNHRYDGLQLWQVQGVPAVKPIVWVLSAISFLFLYPSTFNLLEIAAIAKPEVHLHQTGIIRITRHPQMVGQVIWCIAHTLWIGTTFTLLTSIGLVLHHLFGVWHGDRRLQARFGESFETLKSQTSVIPFLAIIQGRQTLVIQEFLRPAYLGVGVFIILLWKAHPLLIRVTGNVGW; from the coding sequence ATGTCTGATCAATGGCTCAGTCTTAGCCATTTTGTTATGGTGGGGCTACTTCTATGCTTTGCGATCGCCCATAGTGGTCTAGCCGCCCTCCGCCCTGTTGTCGAACAGGTCATCGGTCCCCGGTTGTATCGCATTTTTTTCGCCCTCGTCAGTTTATCCCTGGCTGTGGTCTTGATTATCTATTTCTTTAATCACCGCTATGATGGCCTACAACTCTGGCAAGTTCAGGGTGTACCCGCCGTTAAACCTATCGTTTGGGTCCTCTCGGCTATCTCCTTTCTGTTTTTATACCCCTCTACTTTCAATCTACTGGAAATTGCTGCGATCGCTAAACCAGAAGTCCATCTTCATCAAACTGGCATTATCCGTATTACCCGACATCCCCAAATGGTCGGACAGGTGATCTGGTGTATTGCCCATACTCTCTGGATTGGTACCACCTTTACCCTCCTCACCTCCATTGGTTTGGTTTTACATCACCTTTTTGGAGTCTGGCACGGCGATCGGCGTTTACAAGCCCGTTTTGGCGAATCCTTTGAAACCCTCAAATCCCAAACCTCCGTAATTCCCTTTTTGGCAATTATCCAGGGACGGCAAACCCTCGTTATACAGGAATTCCTCCGTCCCGCTTATCTGGGGGTTGGGGTTTTCATTATCCTACTTTGGAAAGCTCATCCACTATTAATTCGTGTCACAGGTAACGTAGGCTGGTAG
- a CDS encoding LysR family transcriptional regulator, which yields MSDLPFTLDQLRILQAIASEGSFKRAADRLYVSQPAVSLQVQNLERQLNVPLFDRGGRRAQLTEAGHLLLSYGEKVLSLCQETCRALEDLQNLQGGTLIVGASQTTGTYLLPRMIGMFRSKYPEVAVQLHVHSTRRTAWSVVNGQIDLAIVGGEISPELAQSLEVIPFAEDELALIMSVSHPLATQEIIEHDDLYELKFISLDAQSTIRKVIDQVLSRSGIDTSRLKIEMELSSIEAIKNAVQSGLGVAFVSTSAIEKELQMGVLQIPKIDRVTITRMLSVIYNPLRYRSKAASAFMQEILPNFSSTQLPPENLEISVVEVNEPTSEQMPL from the coding sequence ATGTCCGATCTTCCATTCACTTTAGATCAGTTACGCATTTTGCAAGCGATCGCTTCCGAGGGAAGTTTCAAGCGAGCCGCCGATCGCCTATATGTATCCCAACCTGCGGTCAGCTTGCAAGTGCAGAACCTGGAACGCCAATTAAATGTACCCTTATTTGATCGGGGAGGTCGTCGCGCCCAACTGACAGAAGCGGGTCATCTATTATTGAGTTATGGGGAAAAAGTGCTTTCCCTGTGTCAGGAAACCTGTCGTGCGCTAGAAGACTTACAAAACCTGCAAGGAGGAACCCTAATTGTCGGTGCTTCCCAAACTACGGGAACCTATTTGCTACCTCGGATGATTGGGATGTTTCGCTCCAAATATCCCGAAGTAGCGGTACAACTTCATGTTCACTCTACCCGTCGCACGGCTTGGAGTGTGGTGAATGGACAAATTGATTTAGCGATCGTCGGGGGGGAGATCTCCCCGGAATTGGCGCAGTCATTAGAGGTAATTCCTTTCGCAGAAGATGAACTAGCTCTAATTATGTCGGTTTCCCATCCCCTCGCCACACAGGAGATTATCGAACATGATGATTTATACGAGTTGAAGTTTATCAGCCTTGATGCTCAATCGACTATCCGCAAAGTGATTGACCAGGTATTGAGTCGGTCTGGGATTGATACCAGTCGCCTCAAAATCGAAATGGAACTAAGTTCTATTGAAGCGATCAAAAATGCGGTGCAGTCTGGTTTGGGGGTGGCCTTTGTTTCCACATCCGCCATTGAGAAAGAGTTACAAATGGGAGTATTGCAAATTCCTAAAATTGATCGAGTCACCATCACACGGATGTTATCAGTGATTTATAACCCCTTACGCTATAGATCCAAAGCAGCATCTGCATTCATGCAGGAGATTTTACCCAATTTCTCTAGTACACAACTCCCACCGGAAAACTTAGAGATTTCTGTTGTGGAGGTTAACGAACCTACCTCAGAACAGATGCCCTTGTAA
- a CDS encoding LysR family transcriptional regulator — protein sequence MSDVPFTLDQLRILKAIASEGSFKRAADSLYVSQPAISLQVQNLERQLNVPLFDRAGRRAKLTEAGHLLISYGEKILSLCQETCRAIEDLQNLQGGTLIVGASQTTGTYLLPGMIGMFRQKYPDVAVQLHVHSTRRTAWSVANGQIDLAIIGGKIPPELQDCLKVQPYIEDELALVLPVFHPLAEKDFIQKEDLYNLKFIALDAQSTIRKVIDQVLSRYDIDPRRLRIEMELNSIEAIKNTVQAGLGAAFVSTSAIEKEIQMGMLHRATIDSVTVKRMLSVIVNPNRYQSKAAEAFSREILPLFSHSDPQIN from the coding sequence ATGTCAGACGTTCCGTTTACCCTGGATCAATTACGAATTCTCAAGGCGATCGCCTCTGAAGGGAGTTTTAAAAGAGCCGCCGATAGTCTCTATGTCTCCCAACCTGCGATCAGCCTACAAGTACAGAATTTAGAGCGACAATTAAATGTTCCCCTGTTCGATCGCGCTGGTCGTCGCGCTAAACTTACCGAAGCCGGACATTTACTGATTAGTTATGGGGAAAAGATACTTTCCCTATGTCAAGAAACCTGTCGTGCGATCGAAGACTTACAAAACCTACAAGGGGGAACCCTAATTGTCGGTGCTTCCCAGACTACCGGAACCTATCTCCTACCGGGGATGATTGGGATGTTTCGGCAAAAATACCCAGATGTGGCCGTGCAACTTCATGTCCACTCTACCCGTCGCACCGCTTGGAGTGTTGCTAACGGACAAATTGACTTAGCCATCATTGGGGGAAAGATCCCGCCGGAATTGCAGGACTGTCTCAAGGTTCAGCCTTATATTGAGGATGAACTAGCCCTGGTTTTACCTGTATTTCACCCCTTGGCTGAAAAAGACTTTATTCAAAAGGAAGACCTGTATAACCTAAAGTTTATCGCCCTAGATGCTCAATCGACTATTCGCAAGGTGATTGATCAAGTCCTCAGTCGCTATGATATTGATCCGCGTCGCTTACGGATAGAAATGGAACTTAACTCCATTGAGGCTATTAAAAATACTGTACAAGCCGGACTGGGAGCCGCTTTTGTTTCTACCTCGGCTATTGAAAAAGAGATCCAAATGGGGATGCTGCATCGGGCTACCATTGATTCAGTAACGGTTAAACGGATGTTATCAGTAATTGTTAATCCTAATCGCTATCAATCCAAAGCCGCCGAAGCCTTCAGCCGTGAGATCTTACCCCTATTTTCTCATTCTGATCCGCAGATTAATTGA
- a CDS encoding serine/threonine-protein kinase, with amino-acid sequence MKIYCTRPGCPKPENLYPDLDDHANLKTVQQKYCITCGMPLILDGRYLTERLLGQGGFGAAFLARDRRSPSLRTCVVKQFLPARDLGPQQLAIAQELFEREAQVLDRLGHQHPQIPNLLAYFPLEATGWQTRTPQQFFYLVQEYIDGQNLEQELSSRGLFSETEVLEVMREILNILEFVHGEDVVHRDIKPSNIMRDRSGTLHLLDFGAVKEVTQAPGNKSTRIYSAGFAPPEQMRGRSVYPSTDLYALAVTAIMLLTAKDPKDLFDNYSNAWIWKDQVTISDSLANILDRMLQPTPSDRFGAATEVLTALNAMISRPPPPPPPPVVPAPSVTPQSAPVSAPVATQIQPPTPTLRRPFSILEILASAAFTGFEGGLLVMVLSSLLDTIPLILGIAGFLLAGLLLAQVRRWVEKWDLLIIAGISFAIIFWVGTGPGNLEVTQVIILPILTALSAVAVTALFRLIYGILKRLIS; translated from the coding sequence ATGAAAATCTACTGTACTCGCCCCGGTTGTCCCAAGCCAGAAAACTTATATCCTGACCTTGATGATCATGCCAACCTCAAAACAGTACAACAGAAGTATTGTATCACCTGCGGTATGCCCCTGATTTTAGATGGGCGCTACCTCACGGAACGTCTATTGGGTCAGGGGGGGTTTGGGGCGGCGTTTTTGGCGCGCGATCGCCGATCGCCAAGTTTACGCACCTGTGTTGTTAAGCAGTTTCTCCCCGCCCGAGACTTGGGCCCCCAACAATTAGCGATCGCCCAAGAATTATTTGAACGGGAAGCCCAGGTTCTCGATCGCCTCGGACACCAACATCCTCAAATCCCCAATTTGTTAGCCTATTTTCCCCTGGAAGCAACAGGTTGGCAAACTCGCACCCCTCAGCAATTTTTCTATCTAGTTCAAGAATATATCGACGGTCAGAACCTGGAACAGGAACTATCAAGCCGGGGTCTGTTTTCCGAAACGGAAGTGCTGGAAGTAATGCGGGAAATTCTGAATATCCTGGAATTTGTCCACGGGGAAGATGTCGTCCACCGCGATATTAAGCCCTCTAATATTATGCGCGATCGCTCTGGCACTCTCCATTTGCTCGATTTTGGCGCGGTTAAGGAAGTCACCCAAGCACCAGGAAATAAATCCACCAGAATCTATTCTGCCGGATTTGCTCCCCCAGAACAAATGCGAGGTCGCAGTGTATATCCATCTACCGATTTATATGCTTTGGCGGTCACAGCAATTATGTTATTAACAGCCAAAGACCCTAAAGATTTGTTTGATAACTACAGCAATGCTTGGATTTGGAAAGATCAGGTGACAATTTCTGATTCCCTGGCTAATATTCTTGACCGGATGTTACAACCTACCCCTAGCGATCGCTTTGGAGCCGCTACCGAGGTATTAACAGCCCTCAATGCCATGATATCGCGGCCACCGCCACCGCCACCTCCTCCCGTAGTTCCTGCGCCTTCTGTAACTCCTCAAAGCGCCCCAGTGTCCGCACCAGTAGCTACTCAAATTCAACCGCCAACCCCCACCCTCAGGCGGCCTTTTTCCATCCTGGAAATTCTAGCCTCAGCAGCATTTACCGGCTTTGAGGGGGGATTACTGGTGATGGTGTTGTCGTCGTTGTTAGATACAATACCTTTGATTTTGGGGATTGCTGGCTTCCTGTTAGCGGGGTTACTATTAGCTCAAGTGCGCCGTTGGGTAGAAAAATGGGATCTGCTGATTATTGCTGGGATATCTTTTGCGATCATTTTTTGGGTTGGCACTGGACCCGGTAATCTTGAAGTTACCCAGGTCATCATTTTACCAATATTGACAGCACTATCAGCCGTCGCCGTAACTGCCCTATTTCGTCTAATTTACGGGATTCTCAAACGGCTCATTTCTTGA